The Flavobacterium sp. M31R6 nucleotide sequence GTTTTTTTGTCAATGACGAAAAGCATCAATTGGAAATCATAAAAATGATTCGGAAGTATCAACCTGAGATTGTATTATGCAATGCGATTGACGATAGACATATTGATCACGGAAAAGGAAGTAAATTAGTTTCGGATGCTTGTTTTTTATCTGGTTTGATGAAAATTGAAACGGTTCTTGATGGTGAAATCCAAAAACCTTGGAGACCCAAAGTGGTTTACCATTATATACAATGGAAAAACATAGAACCAGATTTTGTAGTGGATATTACTGGGTTTACTGATAAGAAAATCGAATCTATTTTGGCGTACCGTTCGCAATTTTATGATCCTAATTCTAATGAACCTGAGTCGCCAATATCGAGTAAAAACTTCTTGGAAAGCCTGAATTACCGTTCTAGGGATTTAGGAAGGCTAACTGGCGTTGAACATGCCGAAGGTTTTACTGTTGAAAGGTATTTGGCAGTCAATAGTTTAGGAGATTTGAAGTAAATTTGCTGAATTTTTTTTAATTTTTTGTTTGTAGAAGTAAACATTTGTTCTATATTTGCAACCGCTAAGCACAAATGGTGGTTGTAGCTCAGCTGGTTAGAGCATCGGTTTGTGGTGCCGAGGGTCGCCGGTTCGAACCCGGTCATCCACCCAAAAGGCAAAAGCCTCGAAGTAATTCGGGGCTTTTTTTGTGGAGTTAAGTTTCGTGTAATAATAAATATTAATTTCTTGAATTAAAATAAATTAGATTTTATTAAATTGCTTATAATTAACCAATTCAATAAAAATTTATGGGAACATTTTTAGTTAGCAAAAGAAAGAATGATGAATTTCAGTTTGTTTTAAAAGCAGGAAATGGACAAGTTATTCTTGCAAGTGAAGGATATGCATCCAAAGCAGCTTGCGAAAACGGAATCGAGTCTGTGAGAAAGAATTCTCAAGTGGATGAAAGATTTGATAAGTTGGAAGCCAAAAATGGAAAGCTTTATTTCAATCTTAAAGCGAGTAACGGTCAAATTATAGGTAGCAGTGAAATGTATGAATCGGCTGCAGCACGTGACAACGGAATTGACTCCGTAAAGAAAAATGCACCCGATGCTGATGTAAAAGAAGATTTGTAATCAATTATAATGATTCCACAAAAAAGCTTCGAAGAAATTCGAAGCTTTTTTGTGGAATAAATTTTCGTGTTATTATTTTGTTTGGGGTGAATCTTTTTTAAACGATATAGTAAATTTTGCTCCCTCATTAACTTTACTCTCCACTTCAATTTTACCACCCAAACTGGTAATGTGGTTGTTTATTAAATACAGACCGATTCCTTTGCTGTCAATATGGTTGTGGAATTTTTGGTGCAAGCCAAAAACTTTGTCTTTTACAAGTTCCATATCGAAACCAAGACCGTTATCAGAAAAAATCAATTGATCGATTCCATTTGTCCTTTTTGAATGTATAGAAATACTAGGTGAACTGCCAGGTTTGGCATATTTTATGGAGTTGGTTATTAAATTCAGGAATATGCTTTCTAAATATGATTTATTGAAATTTACTTTTTCAAGTTCTGTAAAATCAACATTAATCGTGACTTTTGAATTTTGAATCAAAGAACTTATGGTTTGTATTACTGTGTTTAGCGATTCACTCAAGTCTAATTCTTCAACTTGGGTAATTACATTATCTTCATGAATTAAAATATCTACGTAATCATTTAAAGCCTGTTTTAAGCTTTCGCTGGTTGACTTCAAAAGTTCAATAAATTGCAGAGTTTCGGAATCTTCAATTTTTGAAACATCTAAAAGACTAAAAATAGAAAGCAGATTGTTTACAGGTGATCTTAAATCATGGGAACTGGTATAGCTTAATTTTTTGAGGTCTTTATTGATTTTTGTAATTTTTGAGAGAAGTAAATTTCGTTCCTCTTCTAGTTTTTTGTTGTGCGTGATATTTTTGGCAACTGCATAAACTAATTTTTCATCAGTTATTGGCATGGATGTCCACGAGAGCCATACAATGTTCCCGCTTTTTGTTACATATCGATTTTCGAAATTCAACAACGGTTTATTGTTAAGTAGTTCTTTACGGACTTTTGAGGTGTAATCTTGATCTTCGGTATAAACAAACTCGTTTATGGGTTTTGAAAATAGTTCTTCTTTAGTGTAGCCTAATAATTCA carries:
- the bshB1 gene encoding bacillithiol biosynthesis deacetylase BshB1, producing MKLDILAFGAHPDDVELGCSGTILKEVSLGKKVGVIDLTRGELGTRGSAEIRDQEANAAAKILGVSVRENLNMRDGFFVNDEKHQLEIIKMIRKYQPEIVLCNAIDDRHIDHGKGSKLVSDACFLSGLMKIETVLDGEIQKPWRPKVVYHYIQWKNIEPDFVVDITGFTDKKIESILAYRSQFYDPNSNEPESPISSKNFLESLNYRSRDLGRLTGVEHAEGFTVERYLAVNSLGDLK
- a CDS encoding YegP family protein, giving the protein MGTFLVSKRKNDEFQFVLKAGNGQVILASEGYASKAACENGIESVRKNSQVDERFDKLEAKNGKLYFNLKASNGQIIGSSEMYESAAARDNGIDSVKKNAPDADVKEDL
- a CDS encoding PAS domain-containing sensor histidine kinase, which gives rise to MAKKTNSILDSNNHIFEHFFELSADLLCIAGFDGFFKKINPAVTELLGYTKEELFSKPINEFVYTEDQDYTSKVRKELLNNKPLLNFENRYVTKSGNIVWLSWTSMPITDEKLVYAVAKNITHNKKLEEERNLLLSKITKINKDLKKLSYTSSHDLRSPVNNLLSIFSLLDVSKIEDSETLQFIELLKSTSESLKQALNDYVDILIHEDNVITQVEELDLSESLNTVIQTISSLIQNSKVTINVDFTELEKVNFNKSYLESIFLNLITNSIKYAKPGSSPSISIHSKRTNGIDQLIFSDNGLGFDMELVKDKVFGLHQKFHNHIDSKGIGLYLINNHITSLGGKIEVESKVNEGAKFTISFKKDSPQTK